Proteins from a single region of Lelliottia sp. JS-SCA-14:
- a CDS encoding DUF3383 domain-containing protein has translation MAIPLRKDIQINPGVLPAGGSALDLNGLILTDSGYAPVGTVISFTTKEDVAAYFGSASPEFSMSEIYFQGYDNSTKTPGALLFARFNPDPAAAWLRSGSMAPVTLDQLKLLSGVLTLSVDGTSHTSASIDLSTATSFAQAADLIETGIGSSVTVEFDTTQKRFIITSATAGDASTITYATGTLSAGLKLTAATGASLSQGADAAVVTDAMQAVLDASQNWAILTTSFTPDEDQALAFSAWVNGQNYRFGYVPFTLEESALVSGSTDTLSYKIITTYDYSNVIPVYGDQSHAASVLGYAASLDFDRQEGRVPFKFRSLGGLLPEVTTSANYDALIANGYNFYGAYTANNYDTRYWADGTVTGDFKWFDSFCFQIWLNANLMQDAIELFQSNRSIPDNARGKAIIEASFADTLNQGITFGGIRTGVNLSSSQISEIQNAVGADISPSLIAKGYYLYIADATPTQRQERTSPSMTLWYCDGGCVQKITLASIEVQ, from the coding sequence ATGGCAATCCCATTACGCAAAGATATCCAGATTAACCCTGGCGTTTTGCCTGCGGGCGGTTCAGCGCTTGATCTGAATGGCCTTATCCTTACCGACAGCGGTTATGCTCCGGTAGGTACAGTAATTTCGTTTACCACCAAAGAAGATGTGGCGGCCTACTTCGGCAGTGCGTCTCCTGAGTTCAGCATGTCCGAGATTTATTTCCAGGGTTATGACAATTCAACAAAAACCCCTGGCGCTCTGTTGTTTGCCCGGTTCAACCCTGACCCGGCGGCGGCATGGCTTCGCTCAGGTTCAATGGCACCTGTTACGCTAGACCAGCTCAAGCTGCTGAGTGGCGTCCTGACTCTGTCAGTAGACGGTACATCGCACACTTCAGCCAGTATCGACCTGAGCACAGCAACCAGCTTTGCGCAGGCCGCAGACCTGATTGAAACCGGCATCGGATCCAGCGTAACCGTTGAGTTCGACACCACACAGAAGCGCTTCATCATCACCTCTGCAACAGCAGGTGATGCCAGCACCATCACTTACGCCACTGGCACATTATCGGCCGGACTGAAGCTGACTGCTGCGACCGGCGCGTCACTCTCACAAGGTGCTGATGCTGCGGTGGTTACTGATGCAATGCAGGCTGTGCTGGATGCCTCGCAGAACTGGGCAATCTTGACCACATCTTTCACACCGGATGAAGATCAGGCGCTGGCGTTTTCCGCATGGGTTAACGGGCAGAATTATCGCTTCGGCTACGTGCCATTCACCCTGGAAGAGTCGGCGCTGGTATCTGGTTCAACGGATACCCTGTCATACAAAATCATCACAACGTACGACTACTCTAACGTCATCCCGGTATACGGTGACCAAAGTCATGCGGCTAGCGTTCTCGGCTACGCTGCCTCTCTCGACTTTGACCGTCAGGAAGGGCGCGTGCCGTTTAAATTCCGCTCGCTGGGCGGGCTGCTTCCGGAAGTCACCACGTCAGCGAACTACGATGCGCTGATCGCCAACGGGTACAACTTCTACGGCGCGTACACGGCTAACAACTATGACACGCGCTACTGGGCCGATGGCACCGTAACCGGTGACTTCAAATGGTTCGACTCCTTCTGCTTCCAGATTTGGCTAAACGCCAACCTGATGCAGGATGCGATCGAGTTGTTCCAGTCTAACCGCAGCATTCCGGACAACGCGCGCGGCAAGGCAATTATCGAGGCTTCATTCGCTGACACCCTGAATCAGGGCATCACGTTTGGCGGAATTCGTACCGGGGTAAACCTTTCAAGCTCTCAGATTTCTGAGATTCAGAATGCAGTCGGCGCGGATATCTCCCCATCGCTGATCGCAAAAGGCTACTACCTGTATATCGCCGACGCTACGCCTACCCAGCGTCAGGAGCGCACAAGCCCAAGTATGACCCTCTGGTACTGCGACGGCGGTTGCGTGCAGAAAATCACTCTCGCTTCAATTGAAGTTCAGTGA
- a CDS encoding phage tail fiber protein codes for MSNTITSADAIFALTVTNLFPSAQTLEGYAADAMFALGDTEMAVGVRGADGKLSGGFVFGEYLQTITIMPDSPSRDMFETWQLTSLTSKAIFRCNATIILPAISRKFTLTNGILQRVKAIPDAQRVLQAMTFQINWETVVGEAYNA; via the coding sequence ATGTCGAACACTATTACAAGCGCTGATGCAATCTTTGCCCTCACCGTTACCAACCTGTTCCCCAGTGCGCAGACTCTTGAGGGCTACGCTGCTGACGCGATGTTTGCGCTGGGCGATACAGAGATGGCCGTAGGGGTTCGTGGAGCCGACGGTAAGCTTTCCGGCGGGTTCGTGTTTGGTGAGTATCTTCAGACGATCACCATCATGCCAGACAGCCCATCGCGGGATATGTTCGAGACGTGGCAGCTAACCTCGCTGACGTCGAAAGCGATCTTCCGCTGCAACGCGACAATCATCCTCCCGGCGATCAGCCGTAAATTCACGCTCACTAACGGCATCCTGCAGCGCGTTAAGGCCATTCCTGACGCGCAGCGCGTACTTCAGGCGATGACCTTCCAGATCAACTGGGAAACCGTAGTGGGCGAAGCGTACAACGCATAA
- a CDS encoding transglycosylase has protein sequence MPSTIATIISSKLATLYELDTVYGTEDLWRLLEINTVDNYNQMVINRAQESG, from the coding sequence GTGCCAAGCACGATCGCAACCATCATCTCCTCAAAGCTTGCGACCCTCTATGAACTGGACACTGTCTACGGAACAGAGGATTTGTGGCGTTTGCTGGAAATTAACACCGTGGATAATTACAACCAGATGGTCATCAACAGGGCGCAGGAGAGTGGCTGA
- a CDS encoding phage baseplate plug family protein encodes MQNISLKPLKAQEVSVNLAGQSVTLRIVQRSTGLFMDVGVDNLWIAQGVLCLNCNKIVRYPYLKFSGELFFADTKGSLDPVYDELGTRFKLFYATAEEMAT; translated from the coding sequence ATGCAGAACATATCCCTCAAGCCTTTAAAGGCTCAGGAAGTGAGCGTAAACCTTGCCGGGCAGTCAGTGACGCTGCGTATCGTGCAGCGGTCCACAGGTCTGTTTATGGACGTAGGCGTGGATAACCTCTGGATAGCGCAAGGCGTTCTCTGCCTGAACTGCAACAAGATTGTCCGATATCCCTATCTGAAGTTCAGTGGTGAGCTTTTCTTTGCAGACACGAAAGGAAGCCTTGACCCGGTTTACGATGAGCTAGGAACGCGATTCAAGCTCTTCTACGCCACAGCAGAAGAGATGGCGACATGA
- a CDS encoding Gp138 family membrane-puncturing spike protein translates to MVNHRLGVYWSAYCEAMMNLFTNRPQDTSSEANAQQFLMHQFLMGKAFITLALVTSVNDSGEVVSVKPMVDGFTGGGDRIPSGVISGVPVWRLQRGASAVIMPPVVGDIGLIAICDRDITAVKATKDAALPGSNRTHSYSDAIYLGGVLNSEPSQYVKFANDGIDIVSPLVVQVNGNTVVVNADEKISLNAPVIEANGQLTQGSGSYAGNATFGGTITATGEVTGNGIHLSTHRHGGVESGSSTTQGPQ, encoded by the coding sequence ATGGTCAACCATCGTCTGGGCGTCTATTGGTCAGCTTACTGTGAGGCAATGATGAATTTATTCACTAATCGCCCGCAGGACACATCGTCAGAAGCAAACGCGCAACAGTTCCTGATGCATCAGTTCCTCATGGGAAAAGCGTTCATCACTCTCGCGCTGGTGACTTCCGTCAATGACAGCGGAGAGGTGGTATCAGTGAAGCCAATGGTTGACGGTTTCACCGGCGGTGGAGATCGAATCCCTTCCGGCGTGATAAGTGGTGTTCCGGTGTGGAGACTGCAGCGCGGGGCCAGCGCCGTAATTATGCCGCCGGTTGTGGGTGATATTGGCCTGATCGCAATCTGCGACCGGGACATCACTGCGGTAAAAGCAACAAAAGACGCTGCTCTCCCCGGCTCAAACAGGACGCATAGTTACTCTGATGCTATTTATCTCGGCGGCGTGCTGAATTCTGAGCCAAGCCAGTACGTGAAGTTCGCCAATGATGGGATAGACATCGTTTCCCCTCTGGTCGTTCAGGTAAACGGGAATACCGTCGTCGTTAATGCCGATGAGAAAATATCTCTCAACGCACCAGTTATTGAAGCGAATGGGCAACTGACACAGGGTTCCGGAAGCTATGCCGGAAACGCAACGTTCGGTGGAACAATTACTGCAACTGGAGAGGTCACTGGCAACGGCATTCACCTCTCCACTCACCGGCATGGTGGTGTAGAATCTGGGAGTTCAACCACACAGGGACCGCAGTGA
- a CDS encoding baseplate J/gp47 family protein — protein MAEVTVSTAVPSVTFSDTGIAVPDEIDILNGRLTDLDTAMGGGMSKSLTTPQGQIAMSDTAIIGDKNDNLAWLVNQINPDFAEGRMQDAIGQIYFIDRIAAIGTTVTATATGLVGTVIPANSIAQDASGYLYYSLADAVIPASGAVDIVFQNQASGPIACPIGALNTIYRAISGWSGITNATAGVLGNEVESRANFEYRRKQSVAGNANNQLGAVYANVLAVPGVTDAYVTQNNTGLTVEKGFTDFELEPHSLYVSVYGGASADIAKAIWQKLPPGPSMVGNTSYTVVDDVNYVQPYPEYEIKWQTPSAVSVYFKVELANNNALPGDIVNRVRTAVLSAFNGEDGGTRARIGSTIYAGRYYAGVQAIDSDNVDIFSITISRDGTTYQTSASFGIDEVPTLDATNISVTLA, from the coding sequence ATGGCTGAAGTAACAGTTAGCACAGCCGTCCCCTCTGTCACGTTTTCCGATACCGGCATTGCCGTTCCTGATGAGATAGACATTCTCAATGGGCGTTTAACTGACCTTGATACCGCCATGGGCGGCGGGATGAGCAAGAGCCTTACCACGCCTCAGGGCCAGATCGCCATGAGCGACACGGCTATCATTGGCGACAAGAACGACAACCTGGCATGGCTGGTTAATCAGATTAACCCTGACTTTGCTGAAGGCCGCATGCAGGATGCGATCGGACAGATTTACTTCATTGACCGGATTGCGGCGATCGGAACAACGGTAACGGCCACGGCTACCGGCCTTGTGGGGACGGTGATCCCGGCTAACAGCATCGCGCAGGACGCCAGTGGCTATCTCTACTATTCGCTTGCTGATGCGGTTATCCCGGCATCCGGTGCTGTTGATATCGTTTTCCAGAATCAGGCATCAGGGCCAATCGCCTGTCCTATTGGCGCTCTTAACACTATTTACCGCGCCATCTCTGGCTGGTCTGGAATCACCAATGCAACCGCCGGCGTACTCGGTAACGAGGTGGAGAGCAGGGCCAACTTTGAATACCGACGCAAGCAGTCAGTGGCCGGTAACGCCAATAATCAGCTCGGAGCAGTGTATGCGAACGTCCTCGCGGTACCGGGGGTGACTGATGCATACGTGACGCAAAACAACACTGGCCTGACAGTGGAGAAGGGCTTCACAGACTTCGAGCTTGAGCCTCATTCCCTGTACGTGAGCGTGTACGGTGGGGCATCGGCAGACATTGCAAAGGCGATCTGGCAGAAGCTACCTCCTGGCCCGTCAATGGTCGGCAACACGAGCTATACCGTTGTCGATGACGTGAACTACGTTCAGCCCTACCCAGAGTACGAAATCAAATGGCAAACCCCTTCGGCGGTCAGCGTTTACTTCAAAGTTGAGCTTGCCAATAACAACGCACTGCCAGGCGATATCGTAAACAGAGTTCGCACCGCCGTTCTCAGCGCATTCAATGGCGAGGACGGCGGAACCCGGGCAAGGATTGGCTCGACTATCTACGCTGGTCGCTACTATGCCGGGGTTCAGGCTATCGACAGCGATAACGTGGACATCTTCAGCATCACGATCAGCAGAGACGGAACCACTTACCAGACTTCTGCGTCCTTTGGCATCGATGAGGTACCTACGCTCGATGCAACCAACATCTCGGTGACACTGGCATGA
- a CDS encoding DUF2612 domain-containing protein produces the protein MINVADTILTQYADSPKLKSLIYSFNEAVGMEGFLDDFYDIIWNIQTADTYGLDVWGKIVVVGRQLTVTENKIYFGFNEASSDPVLVDDPQPFNQAPFYSGELLTSTVTLTNDIYRKLIMMKAAANISDCTIPNLNKLLMFMFGASGKCYVRNDGEMVMSYVFEFPLSMAELAIVQSSGALPAPIGVTVNIVQQV, from the coding sequence ATGATAAACGTCGCGGATACCATCCTGACGCAATATGCCGACAGCCCGAAGCTTAAATCCCTGATTTACTCGTTCAATGAAGCCGTAGGCATGGAAGGTTTTCTGGATGATTTCTACGACATCATCTGGAACATCCAGACCGCTGATACCTATGGGCTGGACGTGTGGGGGAAGATCGTGGTTGTCGGCCGGCAGCTGACGGTAACAGAGAACAAGATTTATTTCGGATTCAACGAGGCATCGTCAGACCCAGTTCTCGTTGATGATCCACAACCATTTAACCAGGCACCTTTCTATTCAGGCGAGCTTTTAACTTCAACCGTAACACTCACAAATGACATCTACCGCAAGCTGATCATGATGAAGGCAGCGGCCAATATCTCTGATTGCACCATCCCAAATCTGAATAAGTTGCTGATGTTTATGTTCGGCGCGAGTGGCAAATGCTACGTCAGAAATGATGGTGAGATGGTCATGAGTTACGTGTTTGAGTTCCCTCTGTCAATGGCTGAGTTAGCCATTGTTCAAAGCTCAGGCGCGCTTCCTGCCCCGATTGGGGTAACAGTTAATATCGTTCAGCAGGTATGA
- a CDS encoding phage tail protein, producing the protein MNSSDTPSRITKAFGVNGLKNTIPVDSSTTTDNNGVATFDKGFPPITMQPLSAGGIPPSGKDMNGALYSVTLQQQWQNAGMTYPFSQEFSDVVSGYPKGAIVPSSVYTGQWLNLNDENGTPPESSTGASTGWVPINNYGVTQITMTSGSVVMSSLQAAKDRIIISGILTANVNLIFPAWIKSWVVHNNCTGNFTITCKTAAGSGIVVIPGLVSRLFCDGVNISDETYNQNNDMVGAVMGFAMNTAPTGWLIANGMAVSRVTYARLFSRIGTLYGAGDGISTFNLPDMRGEFTRYLDNGRGVDQGRTIGSSQKGTLVGGYDDNALDQDISVLQNRASNNYGSDVANATDYSISQVTYISGSSISTFPASRANQWYSVTRPRNVALLACIKY; encoded by the coding sequence ATGAACTCTTCTGATACCCCTTCACGAATCACAAAAGCATTTGGCGTCAACGGACTCAAAAATACCATCCCTGTAGATTCGAGCACAACAACGGATAACAACGGAGTGGCAACCTTTGACAAGGGTTTCCCACCGATCACCATGCAACCGCTTAGCGCGGGTGGTATTCCTCCATCTGGTAAGGATATGAACGGGGCCCTTTATTCCGTCACCCTTCAGCAGCAGTGGCAGAACGCCGGGATGACATATCCATTTAGTCAGGAATTCTCTGACGTTGTAAGCGGATATCCGAAGGGAGCAATTGTCCCAAGCTCTGTCTATACAGGGCAATGGCTAAACCTAAATGATGAAAATGGAACCCCTCCAGAATCTTCAACCGGAGCAAGCACAGGATGGGTGCCAATTAATAACTATGGCGTAACCCAGATCACCATGACATCAGGAAGCGTAGTGATGTCATCACTGCAGGCGGCCAAAGATAGAATTATCATTTCCGGAATTCTGACAGCCAACGTAAACCTGATATTTCCCGCATGGATTAAGTCATGGGTGGTCCATAACAACTGCACTGGTAATTTCACTATCACCTGTAAAACAGCAGCGGGTTCAGGAATAGTTGTAATACCCGGACTTGTTTCTCGGTTGTTCTGCGATGGCGTAAACATTAGTGATGAAACATACAACCAGAACAATGACATGGTTGGAGCGGTAATGGGGTTTGCAATGAACACAGCGCCAACAGGGTGGCTTATTGCAAATGGCATGGCTGTTAGCAGAGTGACCTACGCAAGGCTGTTTTCAAGAATAGGCACTCTGTATGGAGCAGGTGATGGTATATCCACATTCAACCTTCCAGATATGCGTGGTGAATTCACAAGATACCTCGACAATGGCAGAGGTGTCGATCAAGGAAGGACTATAGGTAGTAGCCAGAAAGGTACCCTGGTTGGAGGATATGATGACAATGCATTAGACCAGGACATTTCTGTACTACAAAACAGAGCAAGCAATAACTATGGTTCTGACGTTGCCAATGCGACTGATTATTCAATTTCGCAAGTTACCTATATTAGCGGCTC